The Candidatus Omnitrophota bacterium nucleotide sequence GGCTATCCCGTCCTGCATACCTGTAGAGATAATTGCCTCCCTGTCCAATAGCTCGCGGATAATATCCTGTTTGTTTGAATAATCTAACTGGCCGGATTGTATAAGAAGCTCTGTAAGAGAAGTTATAATTTCCTCCTTTGTACTGCCTGTTAATCTATATTCAACGGCCGAAGAGGGTATTATCTCGTGTATAGTCAGCCCCTCTTTCTTAACGCCGTTACTTGAAGCCAGGATATCTTTGCCTACCTGGTCCTTATCGGCTATTAAATCCAAATTTTTGATTATATATTCAAATTCAACAATAACTTCATAAAATAACGTGTATACAAAAGAAGCGTCTTGCGGCTTGCAGGTAAAATAAAGCCTTTCGTGGGTGAATTTCAGCGTAATGAATGTTTCGTCCTTGCGTATCTGATATAAGCGATCGGGCGTGTCAATCCTGTGTATGAAAAAACCCTCATGATCAAAGGCATTAATGATCCTGTTTAATATCAGATCCGCTGTTTCGGGATTAGGCATCTCATAGGATATCTCTTTATGCTCAAGCTTATGGTCCGTCTGTTTTATAAGCATGGGCTTATCCGTATCCACCAGCCTTTCAAGGACAGGCGGGGTCATAAGGGTAGTAACAAATGTCATAAGCACGGCCACACTAAATATATCATGCGGTATAACTCCGAGCGAGAGACCGATACCCGCAATGATAAGAGCCACCTCTCCTCTCGGTACCATGCCGACACCTATGGTCAGCGCTCCGCGGGTATTAAAATTAAGCAGGCGCGCGGGCAAACCGCAGCCGATAAGCTTGCTTAAAACCGCAACGATCAAATAAATAGTCCCGAACAAAAGGATGGGCAAGGAACAGACTTCTCTGATGTCCACCATCATGCCCATAACGCAGAAAAAAACCGGCACAAAAAATTTATACAGCATTGAAAGGTTTTCTCTGATAATAAAACACAGGTCCGTTCTTGATAGAGAAAGTCCCATAATATAAGCGCCTATTATCATGGCAAGCCCTGATTTTTCAAAAACACCGGCCAGAAAAAAAGCCAAAGCTAAACTTATTACGGACATAGTGCTCCTATCTTTAAAGGCCTTTAAGAAACTGCTGATCTTGGAAGCAAACATAATGCCTAATACCGTAAATACCAGCCAGATCGTAATACCCTTGGCAGCTATTGCGCTCACCTGTGACCAATTCACATTAGAACTCCTGGCTATGCCGATAACGACAGCTAATGTAATAACCCCGAGTATGTCATCTATTACCGCCGCCGAAATTATAGTAATGCCTTCCGGGGAATCCATCTTACGTTTATCCGATAATATACGCGCGCCTATACCTACTGATGTCGCTGTGCATATGGCCCCAAGGAATAAGGGCACGGGACTGGCAAAACTGTATTGCCTGCCGAATAGCAGATCTGAAAGGAAGATGCCTGCCATATCTCCAAAAACAAAACTAAATATGACACCTGATATGCCGACCACCGAGCCGACAAAAGAATAACGCAAGAAAGTATTTATATCCGTCTCAATACCGGCTAAAAATAAAAGCACGATAGAGGCTATCGTCGCGATACTGTATAGTTCGGGCGATACGGGGAAATTAAAGTGCATGGGAAATATGCCGCTGGAAAAACCGGGCATGGATATGCCGCCCAAAAGATAGGGGCCTATAATCACGCCTGATACTATCTCT carries:
- a CDS encoding cation:proton antiporter produces the protein MKNLMFIKGACFLILLFIFVLTPLDTVFAQAESHDLDLVGRTTLLVFQLSIIIFAAWAGGRIFRKFKFPEVLGEIVSGVIIGPYLLGGISMPGFSSGIFPMHFNFPVSPELYSIATIASIVLLFLAGIETDINTFLRYSFVGSVVGISGVIFSFVFGDMAGIFLSDLLFGRQYSFASPVPLFLGAICTATSVGIGARILSDKRKMDSPEGITIISAAVIDDILGVITLAVVIGIARSSNVNWSQVSAIAAKGITIWLVFTVLGIMFASKISSFLKAFKDRSTMSVISLALAFFLAGVFEKSGLAMIIGAYIMGLSLSRTDLCFIIRENLSMLYKFFVPVFFCVMGMMVDIREVCSLPILLFGTIYLIVAVLSKLIGCGLPARLLNFNTRGALTIGVGMVPRGEVALIIAGIGLSLGVIPHDIFSVAVLMTFVTTLMTPPVLERLVDTDKPMLIKQTDHKLEHKEISYEMPNPETADLILNRIINAFDHEGFFIHRIDTPDRLYQIRKDETFITLKFTHERLYFTCKPQDASFVYTLFYEVIVEFEYIIKNLDLIADKDQVGKDILASSNGVKKEGLTIHEIIPSSAVEYRLTGSTKEEIITSLTELLIQSGQLDYSNKQDIIRELLDREAIISTGMQDGIALPHAKTGLVKNMISAIGVSKEGVAFGSLDKKPSRVFVVTIAPESYSGPYLQYVAEVSKFLIKPENRLKLLSAKSNEELYSIILNYA